A single region of the Amia ocellicauda isolate fAmiCal2 chromosome 8, fAmiCal2.hap1, whole genome shotgun sequence genome encodes:
- the LOC136754961 gene encoding membrane protein FAM174A isoform X2 encodes MNTHTGSLGGPDSKNSSAGVSQSSSRTTVAGVLVTEAEPRPMSIQRALYVLVAVSALVIVYFVIRTVRMKKNRKTRRYGVLDTNLAMEMTPLEQEEDEEDDTTLFDARQSRR; translated from the exons atgaatacacacacaggctCGCTCGGCGGCCCTGACAGTAAAAACTCCAGCGCCGGGGTCTCCCAGAGCAGCAGCCGGACCACCGTAGCGGGGGTGCTGGTGACGGAGGCTGAGCCCAGACCGATGTCCATTCAGAGGGCGCTGTATGTGCTGGTGGCTGTCAGCGCCCTTGTAATCGTTTATTTCGTGATAAGGACTGTCAG AATGAAAAAGAACAGGAAAACAAGGAGATATGGCGTCTTGGATACAAATCTTGCAATGGAAATGACGCCACTAGAACAGGAAGAGGATGAAGAGGATGATACAACATTGTTTGATGCCCGTCAGTCAAGGAG
- the LOC136754961 gene encoding membrane protein FAM174 isoform X1 → MAFEKVRVCTGRVFVYIILPFLSLYVVAEGLNTATALPRQVGRNKHPNSVNISHPDMNTHTGSLGGPDSKNSSAGVSQSSSRTTVAGVLVTEAEPRPMSIQRALYVLVAVSALVIVYFVIRTVRMKKNRKTRRYGVLDTNLAMEMTPLEQEEDEEDDTTLFDARQSRR, encoded by the exons ATGGCTTTTGAAAAGGTGCGAGTGTGCACAGGCCGAGTGTTTGTGTACATAATActgccttttctctctctctatgttgTTGCAGAGGGCCTGAACACCGCGACTGCATTACCGCGGCAGGTGGGCAGAAACAAACACCCAAACTCTGTTAACATCAGTCACCCcgatatgaatacacacacaggctCGCTCGGCGGCCCTGACAGTAAAAACTCCAGCGCCGGGGTCTCCCAGAGCAGCAGCCGGACCACCGTAGCGGGGGTGCTGGTGACGGAGGCTGAGCCCAGACCGATGTCCATTCAGAGGGCGCTGTATGTGCTGGTGGCTGTCAGCGCCCTTGTAATCGTTTATTTCGTGATAAGGACTGTCAG AATGAAAAAGAACAGGAAAACAAGGAGATATGGCGTCTTGGATACAAATCTTGCAATGGAAATGACGCCACTAGAACAGGAAGAGGATGAAGAGGATGATACAACATTGTTTGATGCCCGTCAGTCAAGGAG